The sequence CAGCCTGCCGTTCATCAACGACGGCCACGGGCTGCACTGGGCGCCGGAGATCCCGATCTGGCTGTCGCTGCTGGTCATCCTCGGCACGCTCGGCGTCGCCACGGTCGCCAGCCTGGCCAAATCGGCCCGCGACCGCAAGAAGGATCTGGTCAGCGCAGACCGCTGACCCAGAACCCGATTTCCAGTACGCCGTGAGCACCGCTCCCGCACACCCGTGAGCACCGGGCCCGGGCGACCGATGTCGCCCGGGCCCACGCGTAGCTACGTCCCGGGGAGGGGCGGGAGCGGCCTGGCGTCCCGGGGAGGGGCGAGAGCAATCCGGCGGCCCCCGGAAGGGGCGAGAGCAATCCGGCGGCCCCCGGAAGGGCGGGAGCAGTCCGGCGGCCCGGGAGGGGCGGGAGCAGTCCGGCGGCCCCGGAAGGGCGGGCACAGCCTGGCGGCCCCGGAAGGGCGGGCACAGCCTGGCGGCCCCGGGAGGGGCGGGAGCGGCTCGTGCCGCCCAGCGCTCCGCAGCGGGCGGCCGCAGGCGCGCGGGTGGGTGCCGTCCCGGCGGAGTGGGGTCGTACCGGAAGGGACGGTTCGTGGGGAACCCGCGGCCCGGCGCGGAAACGGCGACGCCCCCGCCGTCGGGCGGGGGCGTCGGCGCGGTGTGGAGCGTTACTGCTGGTGCTTGCGGCGGGCGGCGGCGCGGCCCCGCGCGGTCTGGTCGAGGACGACCTTGCGGATGCGGACGGCGGCCGGGGTGACCTCGACGCACTCGTCCTCGCGGCAGAACTCGAGGGCCTGCTCCAGCGACAGTTTGCGCGGCGGGATCAGCTTCTCGGTCTCGTCCGCGGTGGACGAGCGCATGTTGGTGAGCTTCTTCTCCTTGGTGATGTTGACGTCCATGTCGTCGGCGCGGGAGTTCTCGCCGACGATCATGCCCTCGTAGACCTCGGTGGTCGGCTCGACGAAGAGCTGGCCGCGCTCCTGCAGGTTGGTCATCGCGAAGGCGGTGACCACGCCGGCGCGGTCGGCGACCAGGGAGCCGTTCTGGCGGGTACGCAGCTCGCCGTACCACGGCTCGTAGGCCTCGAAGAGGTGGTGCATGATGCCGGTGCCGCGGGTCTCGGTGAGGAACTCGGTGCGGAAGCCGATCAGGCCGCGCGCCGGGACCAGCCACTCCATCCGCAGCCAGCCGGTGCCGTGGTTGGTCAGCTGCTCCATCCGGCCCTTGCGGGTGGCCAACAGCGAGGTGATCGCGCCCATGTACTCGTCGGGGGCGTCGATGGTGAGGCGCTCGACCGGCTCGTGCACCTTGCCGTCGATGATCCTGGTGACCACCTGCGGCTTGCCGACGGTCAGCTCGTAGGACTCGCGGCGCATCTGCTCGACCAGGATGGCCAGGGCCAGCTCACCACGGCCCTGCACCTCCCAGGCGTCCGGGCGCTCGGTCGGCAGGACCCGGAGCGAGACGTTGCCGATCAGTTCCTTGTCCAGGCGGTCCTTCACCATGCGCGCGGTGACCTTGGCGCCCTTGACCTTGCCGACCAGCGGGGAGGTGTTGGTGCCGATGACCATCGAGATGGCCGGCTCGTCCACCTTGATCAGCGGCAGCGGGACCGGGTTCTCCGCGTCGGCCAGGGTCTCGCCGATCATGATGTCCGGGATGCCGGCGACGGCCATGATGTCGCCGGGGCCGGCGCTCTCGGCCGGCTTGCGCTCCAGCCCCTCGGTGATCAGCAGCTCGGAGATGCGCACGTTGGAGACCGAGCCGTCGGTCTTGCACCAGGCCACGGTCTGGCCCTTGCGGATGGTGCCCTCGTGCACGCGGCAGAGCGCGAGACGGCCGAGGAACGGCGAGGCGTCCAGGTTGACGACGTGCGCCTGCAGCGGCGCGCCCTCGGTGTAGGTGGGGGCCGGGATGGTGTTCAGGATCGTGGTGAACAGCGGCTCCAGGTCGGCGCTGTCCTGCGGGACGGCGCCGTCGGCCGGCTGGTTCAGCGAGGCGATGCCGTCGCGCGCGCAGGCGTAGACGATCGGGAACTCGATCTGGTCCTCGTCGGCGTCCAGGTCGAAGAAGAGGGCGTACGTGTCGTCCACCACCTCCTTGATCCGGGCGTCCGGCCGGTCCACCTTGTTGATCACCAGGATGA is a genomic window of Actinoplanes teichomyceticus ATCC 31121 containing:
- the typA gene encoding translational GTPase TypA; amino-acid sequence: MQTRTDLRNVAIIAHVDHGKTTLVDAMLRQGGQSHARGEMADRVMDSMDLEREKGITILAKNTAISYQPAEGAPVTINIIDTPGHADFGGEVERGLTMVDGVVLLVDASEGPLPQTRFVLRKALQAKLPIILVINKVDRPDARIKEVVDDTYALFFDLDADEDQIEFPIVYACARDGIASLNQPADGAVPQDSADLEPLFTTILNTIPAPTYTEGAPLQAHVVNLDASPFLGRLALCRVHEGTIRKGQTVAWCKTDGSVSNVRISELLITEGLERKPAESAGPGDIMAVAGIPDIMIGETLADAENPVPLPLIKVDEPAISMVIGTNTSPLVGKVKGAKVTARMVKDRLDKELIGNVSLRVLPTERPDAWEVQGRGELALAILVEQMRRESYELTVGKPQVVTRIIDGKVHEPVERLTIDAPDEYMGAITSLLATRKGRMEQLTNHGTGWLRMEWLVPARGLIGFRTEFLTETRGTGIMHHLFEAYEPWYGELRTRQNGSLVADRAGVVTAFAMTNLQERGQLFVEPTTEVYEGMIVGENSRADDMDVNITKEKKLTNMRSSTADETEKLIPPRKLSLEQALEFCREDECVEVTPAAVRIRKVVLDQTARGRAAARRKHQQ